A DNA window from Acomys russatus chromosome 7, mAcoRus1.1, whole genome shotgun sequence contains the following coding sequences:
- the LOC127192200 gene encoding olfactory receptor 52K1-like produces the protein MPSCNNSISQPLIFILAGIPGLESSHGWFSVPFFLIFVITIIGNVTILNIIRIEKSLHEPMFLLLAMLSVVDLCLVTVTVPRMLGIFWMNAKEISFDACLTQMFFIPSFYVMESGILLAMAFDRFAAIWYPLRYTTILDSNMLVKMALAILARAVAVLTPAPILIKRLKRFQTQVISYSYCAYMAVVMIACGDISNHVIYGLMVIVASVGVDLLFVILSYVLILCAVFHIPSWQARSKALSTCGSHLCVIGLFYSPVVFSVLAQILGYHMAPYLQIIIDNLYFLVPPMVNPIIYAARTKQIRERLLQVLNCHRN, from the coding sequence ATGCCCTCATGTAATAACTCAATATCTCAGCCCTTGATATTTATCCTGGCTGGAATCCCAGGCCTGGAATCTTCCCATGGCTGGTTCTCTGTGCCTTTTTTCTTGATATTTGTAATAACCATCATAGGAAATGTCACCATCTTAAATATCATTCGGATAGAAAAGAGTCTCCATGAACCTATGTTTCTCCTTTTGGCTATGCTATCAGTTGTGGACCTGTGCCTGGTTACAGTCACTGTACCCAGAATGCTAGGAATCTTCTGGATGAATGCCAAAGAGATCAGTTTCGATGCCTGCCTCACACAGATGTTTTTTATCCCTTCCTTTTATGTAATGGAATCAGGAATTCTCTTGGCCATGGCTTTTGATAGATTTGCAGCTATCTGGTACCCTTTGAGGTACACAACCATCCTTGATAGcaacatgctggtgaagatggcACTAGCTATACTGGCAAGGGCAGTGGCAGTGCTAACCCCTGCACCCATCCTGATAAAAAGGCTGAAACGATTCCAAACGCAGGTCATTAGTTATTCCTACTGCGCATACATGGCCGTTGTGATGATTGCTTGTGGAGATATTTCCAACCATGTTATCTACGGCCTCATGGTTATTGTAGCATCTGTAGGTGTTGATCtactttttgtcattttgtcatATGTGCTAATCCTTTGTGCTGTCTTTCACATTCCATCTTGGCAAGCCAGGAGCAAAGCTCTCAGCACATGTGGTTCTCATCTTTGTGTCATTGGTCTGTTTTATTCTCCAGTTGTCTTTTCTGTCTTAGCCCAGATTTTAGGCTATCATATGGCTCCCTATTTACAGATTATAATTGACAATTTGTATTTCCTGGTGCCTCCCATGGTCAACCCCATAATATATGCAGCACGTACCAAACAGATCCGGGAACGGTTGTTGCAGGTACTCAACTGCCACAGAAACTGA
- the LOC127192198 gene encoding olfactory receptor 52A1-like, translating to MGYTNLSYLNPRMVTLIGIPGLEHVQFWIGFPFFVLCLVALLGNIFLLIIILRERSLHQPMYIFLAVLAATDLGLCLAIAPKMLAIFWFGSCSMAFDACLTQLFFIHALQGMESGILLAMAFDRYVAICDPLRHSSILTPLFLLRVVLMVAVRATVLVGILPILLKRLQWFHSVVIVHSYCEHMAVVKLAAEDVHINKSYGLFVAFAILGFDMIFVLISYILIFRAVFHLPHKEARSKAFNTCTAHIVVFLEFYILAFFSFLSHRFGHVSPYVHILLSTIYLLLPPALNPIVYGVKTKEIRKWVVQIFVLKFNTQ from the coding sequence ATGGGGTATACCAACTTGTCTTATCTGAACCCAAGGATGGTGACTCTGATTGGCATCCCTGGACTGGAGCACGTGCAATTTTGGATTGGATTTCCCTTCTTTGTCTTATGTCTTGTGGCTTTGCTGGGAAACATCTTCCTGCTAATCATTATCCTCAGAGAACGCAGTCTACACCAACCCATGTACATTTTCCTGGCAGTCCTGGCAGCTACTGACCTTGGTCTCTGCTTAGCCATTGCTCCTAAAATGTTAGCCATCTTCTGGTTTGGTTCATGTTCCATGGCGTTTGATGCTTGCCTAACCCAGCTCTTCTTCATACATGCCTTGCAAGGAATGGAATCTGGCATCCTGCTTGCCATGGCCTTTGACCGGTATGTTGCCATCTGTGATCCTTTGAGGCACAGCTCCATCCTTACGCCTTTATTTCTACTACGAGTGGTCTTGATGGTTGCAGTTCGGGCAACGGTACTCGTTGGGATTTTACCCATTCTTCTCAAGCGACTACAATGGTTCCACTCTGTTGTAATTGTCCATTCTTACTGTGAGCACATGGCTGTAGTCAAGCTGGCAGCAGAAGACGTCCATATTAACAAATCATACGGGCTCTTTGTGGCTTTTGCAATTCTGGGTTTTGACATGATATTTGTTTTAATCTCCTACATTTTGATTTTCCGAGCTGTTTTTCATCTTCCTCACAAAGAGGCACGAAGCAAGGCATTCAACACTTGTACAGCTCATATTGTTGTCTTCCTGGAATTTTATAtccttgcctttttttcctttctcagtcaCCGTTTTGGTCATGTGTCACCATATGTTCACATCCTATTGTCTACCATCTATCTGCTTCTGCCCCCAGCCCTTAACCCAATTGTTTATGGTGTGAAGACGAAGGAGATCCGCAAATGGGTTGtgcaaatttttgttttaaagtttaataCTCAGTAA
- the LOC127191986 gene encoding olfactory receptor 52A1-like, whose protein sequence is MLSSLKPNNASYLNPKTVILIGIPGLEHVQFWIGFPFSAVCLVALLGNIILLVIIPAERSLHQPMYIFLAVLAATDIGLCVAIAPKMLAIFWFRAYSMAFDACLLQLFFIHTLQGMESGILLAMAFDRYIAICDPLRHTSILTPLVVGRMIVVVVIRAIVLVGLLPILIKRLHLFYSIQIAHSYCEHMAVVKLSADDVHVNKICGLFVGFSILGFDMIFILISYALIFRAVFQLQQKEARLKAFNTCTAHIFVFLEFYILAFFSFFSHRFGLVVPSTHILLSTIYLLLPPALNPIVYGVKNMVIRKRVAQIFLLNCGCQTLPCRKADIC, encoded by the coding sequence ATGCTGAGCTCATTAAAACCCAACAACGCATCATATTTAAACCctaaaactgtaattttgattgGAATTCCTGGCCTAGAGCATGTACAGTTTTGGATTGGATTTCCATTCTCTGCAGTGTGCCTAGTGGCTCTCTTGGGAAATATAATTTTGTTGGTCATCATCCCAGCTGAGCGTAGCTTGCACCAGCCCATGTACATCTTCCTGGCAGTGCTGGCAGCTACAGACATAGGACTCTGTGTGGCCATTGCCCCCAAAATGTTAGCTATCTTTTGGTTCAGAGCTTATTCCATGGCCTTTGATGCCTGCCTACTCCAGCTGTTCTTTATTCATACTTTGCAGGGCATGGAGTCTGGTATTCTACTGGCAATGGCTTTTGATCGCTACATTGCCATCTGTGATCCTCTGAGGCACACTTCTATCCTCACACCCTTAGTTGTAGGTCgtatgatagtggtggtggtaatTCGAGCAATCGTGCTTGTAGGTCTGCTACCGATTCTAATAAAAAGACTGCATCTTTTTTATTCCATTCAAATTGCCCACTCTTACTGTGAGCACATGGCTGTGGTAAAGCTTTCAGCAGATGATGTGCATGTCAATAAAATATGCGGTCTTTTTGTGGGGTTTAGCATTCTGGGATTTGACATGATTTTCATCCTCATCTCATATGCACTGATTTTCCGGGCTGTTTTTCAACTTCAACAAAAGGAGGCACGGCTCAAAGCCTTTAATACCTGCACtgctcacatttttgtttttctagagttttatattcttgcctttttttcctttttcagtcaCCGGTTTGGTCTTGTTGTTCCCTCAACTCACATTCTTCTGTCAACAATCTACCTCCTCCTGCCACCTGCTCTCAACCCTATTGTTTATGGTGTAAAAAACATGGTCATTCGTAAGCGGGTGGCACAGATCTTTCTTCTGAATTGTGGGTGCCAGACACTTCCTTGCAGAAAGGCTGATATATGCTAG